A portion of the Rhizoctonia solani chromosome 6, complete sequence genome contains these proteins:
- a CDS encoding Ras family small GTPase has protein sequence MENHYAWGWRSGKDCLGCAVHDEQFYRWVSIVLFSGFMLTCFAETYDPTIEDAFRHSVIVDDEMTYLEIVDTAGQEEYATLRDQWIREGEGFILVYSIASRRSYDRIKTFQDSIVRVKRGARPVFMLVGNKSDKTGEREVSKEEALTLSRSWGCPFMETSAKTAHNVERMFSDTIRTLRQARDGDSYNRPKPSATGGGGGGGGGQAERRRRRCVIF, from the exons ATGGAGAATCACTATGCTTGGGGATGGAGGAGTGGGAAAGACTGCCTTGGCTGTGCAG TACACGATGAACAGTTTTATAGGTGGGTATCTATCGTTCTGTTCTCTGGCTTCATGCTGACTTGTTTTGCAGAG ACATACGATCCCACCATCGAAGATGCCTTTCGCCACTCGGTCATTGTCGACGACGAGATGACATATCTCGAGATTGTCGACACAGCAGGCCAAG AGGAGTATGCAACACTGCGGGACCAATGGATCCGAGAAGGGGAAGGGTTCATACTCGTCTACTCGATTGCCTCGCGCCGTTCGTACGACAGGATAAAAACGTTTCAAGACTCGATTGTCCGAGTCAAGCGCGGTGCTCGTCCCGTATTCATGCTCGTCGGTAACAAGTCCGACAAGACAGGCGAGCGAGAGGTGTCCAAGGAAGAGGCTCTCACTCTCA GCCGATCATGGGGCTGTCCATTCATGGAAACGAGCGCCAAAACAGCACACAATGTCGAACGCATGTTCAGCGATACGATTCGTACACTCAGGCAAGCACGCGATGGCGACAGTTATAACCGTCCGAAACCTTCGGCTacgggtggtggtggtggcggtggtgGCGGCCAGGCTGAACGACGCAGGCGGCGGTGCGTTATTTTCTAG
- a CDS encoding Skp1 family, which yields MTVSVDQEIVWVRITSEDGFSFLLDKRAVECSGTLKDMVDDSLGFTEAHSKTISLAYRAAVVEKVVEYLNFRYLYKDTTKAQDIPDFSKRIPPEIVLEV from the exons ATGACTGTGAGTGTT GACCAAGAGATTGTTTGGGTCCGAATAACTTCGGAAGATGGCTTCTCCTTCTTGCTAGACAAGCGTGCCGTCGAGTGCAGTGGGACGCTCAAGGATATGGTCGACG ACTCCCTCGGATTCACAGAAGCCCACTCAAAGACAATCTCGTTGGCATACCG TGCAGCCGTAGTCGAAAAAGTAGTTGAATACCTCAACTTCAGGTACCTCTACAAGGACACGACCAAGGCTCAAGACATTCCTGATTTCTCCAAGCGGATTCCACCAGAGATTGTATTGGAAGTGTGA
- a CDS encoding peptidyl-Lys metalloendopeptidase has translation MFTYIILILYASISAHADRSLSLKIVAPSATITDVDNFDVATIISNTGSETLRLLRDPRSPLSDLPTEKFAVVDSKGTRAEFNGIRVRYHPQTDARSGRPDSTVELSPGESITIEHSLAGVYNLTSTGAGLYTVDAANYFSVIEANSSLTALYAKIVTAEVTILGKLASIKHDVPSLMNKRASYTGCSIQQQAEITSAIYFAQSYARESHTHLKLNPSGSARYTRWFGTFGNGRYNKVLGSFSRLLTSPNNWTYDCATCSDPRLYAYVYPNKYGVVYLCEYFWNAPATGPGSKADTIIHEGTHFSKILGTRDYAYGQHESLDLAQSSPINAVYNAE, from the exons ATGTTTACTTATATTATTCTCATCTTGTACGCCTCGATTTCTGCGCATGCTGATCGCTCTCTGTCACTCAAGATCGTCGCCCCGAGCGCTACCATTACTGATGTGGACAACTTTGATGTTGCTACAATCATATCTAACACTGGTTCAGAGACTCTGCGCTTGCTACGCGACCCTCGTTCTCCTCTCTCGGACCTGCCGACTGAGAAATTTGCGGTAGTGGACAGCAAGGGCACTCGTGCCGAGTTCAATGGCATCAGGGTACGTTATCATCCTCAGACGGACGCCAGAAGTGGACGCCCAGATTCTACCGTGGAGCTCAGTCCTGGAGAGTCGATCACAATAGAGCATAGTC TTGCCGGCGTCTATAACCTGACTTCTACAGGCGCTGGATTATACACAGTAGATGCTGCCAATTACTTCAGTGTCATTGAGGCCAATAGCTCACTTACAGCCCTGTATGCCAAAATTGTTACAGCTGAAGTCACTATCCTG GGAAAGCTCGCTTCTATTAAGCACGATGTACCATCCCTTATGAACAAACGGGCATCTTACACCGGTTGTTCAATACAACAACAGGCTGAGATTACAAGTGCTATCTACTTTGCCCAAAGCTACGCTCGCGAGTCTCATACTCACCTGAAGCTCAACCCTTCTGGTTCAGCTCGCTATACCCGCTGGTTCGGAACATTTGGAAATGGTCGATACAATAAGGTCTTGGGTAGCTTTTCT CGCCTTCTTACTTCACCCAATAACTGGACGTATGACTGTGCTACTTGCTCAGACCCAAGACTTTATGCATACGTCTATCCCAATAAATATGGGGTAGTCTACCTATGCGAATACTTTTGGAAT GCACCTGCCACTGGCCCTGGCTCTAAGGCCGATACCATCATTCATGAGGGCACCCACTTTTCCAAAATCCTAGG TACTCGAGACTATGCCTACGGTCAGCACGAATCTTTAGATCTCGCTCAATCTAGCCCCATCAACGCAGTTTACAATGCCGAGTAA